Sequence from the Romeriopsis navalis LEGE 11480 genome:
CGCTTATTGAAGAAAATCCAATTAAAGTAGGGATTGAAAATCTTTTCCCCTCTGAAACGATTCAGCGTTTAGAGTCTGAAGAACCTCAATATATTGATTTTCAGGCTCCTAGTTCACGCCGAGAAAGAGGTGTAGAAGTTGAAATTCCTGAATCACGGAGCGTCAATAAATCTGAAAAAAGCAACATGTGTAATTGGCTGTGCACTCACGGAGAAAGGTCTGATTTTACTGGATTTGAACCAATTTTTGAAATGCTTCAAAGGTTTGTATCACCTTGAAGAAAGAGAATGATATTTCGCGGAGCTTAGTTGAACGTTAGCGCTGTCTTTAGAAGACTCACCAAAGCCTAAGCTATAATCGATTCACAGTCCCATGGAGAGACTGGCAATGACCATTGCTGAACAGATTTATACTCTGGTCAAAACACTACCGGAAGCGCAAGCAAGAGAAATTCTGACGTTTCTTGAGTCTTTGTGCGAGCAAAATCAAAGTGACTCATCATTTTTGCCCTGGCCTAAACTCGTAAAATCGCTGGCTGGAGATTGGTCTGGCGATTTGACTAATCTCGATGAAATTCGGACTAATCTTTGGGCAAGATATCCAGCGTGAGAGTCTGTAGACGTATCTACTCAATACTAATTGTTCTAGGACGCACAATCGTTGATTGGCATTGAAATCACGGATGGGTGGTGGCAGCAGA
This genomic interval carries:
- a CDS encoding DUF2281 domain-containing protein is translated as MTIAEQIYTLVKTLPEAQAREILTFLESLCEQNQSDSSFLPWPKLVKSLAGDWSGDLTNLDEIRTNLWARYPA